One stretch of Acidobacteriota bacterium DNA includes these proteins:
- a CDS encoding HD domain-containing protein, whose amino-acid sequence MSQTQRNKTIREWSEGDYVQGFALLARKERRTDRNGRDYLDLQLADSTGNISGKVWAGSAAMDGEFDAHDFVAFKGAVRSYRDQLQLNVDQCRRVQDSDRQYGFDEADLIPSTREDIDDLQARLEGVLKENLKRPEMRQLALESLRTYGEALREHPAAKTMHHAYRGGLLEHTTSMAELALKICQHYPDLDRDLVLLGVLFHDLGKLQELGAMPANDYTPVGRLVGHVVLGRDLLRERCAAIEGFPADLQLHLEHLILSHQGRKEYGSPVEPMTTEAVALHFIDDLDSKLNQLAIARDEGEPVQFLRGMGRYMYLGDLADELPGIEAAAASSSEAETEDEAESEEPVETAVAASQEED is encoded by the coding sequence ATGTCCCAAACCCAACGCAACAAGACCATCCGCGAGTGGAGCGAGGGCGATTATGTCCAGGGATTCGCCCTCTTGGCCCGCAAAGAGCGCCGCACCGACCGCAACGGCCGCGACTATCTGGATCTACAGCTCGCCGACAGCACCGGCAATATTTCGGGCAAAGTATGGGCCGGCAGCGCCGCCATGGACGGTGAGTTCGACGCCCACGACTTCGTCGCCTTCAAGGGCGCGGTGCGCAGCTACCGGGATCAGCTTCAGCTCAATGTCGACCAATGCCGCCGGGTCCAGGACAGCGACCGGCAATACGGTTTTGACGAAGCCGATTTGATTCCGTCTACTCGCGAGGACATCGACGATCTCCAAGCTCGGCTCGAGGGGGTTCTGAAGGAAAATCTCAAGCGGCCGGAGATGCGCCAGCTGGCTCTCGAATCCCTCCGCACCTACGGCGAGGCCCTGCGCGAGCATCCCGCCGCCAAGACCATGCACCACGCCTACCGCGGCGGGCTGCTGGAGCACACCACCTCGATGGCGGAGCTGGCGCTGAAGATCTGCCAACACTATCCGGATCTGGACCGGGACCTGGTCCTGCTGGGGGTGCTCTTCCACGACCTGGGCAAGCTCCAGGAGCTAGGGGCCATGCCCGCCAACGACTACACCCCCGTCGGCCGGCTGGTGGGGCATGTGGTGCTGGGCCGTGACCTGCTGCGCGAGCGCTGCGCCGCCATCGAGGGCTTTCCGGCGGACCTCCAGCTGCACCTGGAGCATTTGATTCTGTCCCACCAGGGGCGCAAGGAATACGGCTCCCCGGTGGAACCCATGACCACCGAGGCCGTGGCCCTGCACTTCATCGACGACCTGGACTCCAAGCTCAACCAGCTGGCCATCGCCCGGGACGAGGGGGAGCCGGTGCAATTCCTCCGCGGCATGGGGCGCTACATGTACCTGGGCGACCTGGCGGACGAGCTACCGGGAATCGAAGCAGCAGCGGCGAGCTCCTCCGAAGCCGAGACGGAAGACGAGGCCGAGAGCGAGGAGCCCGTGGAGACCGCGGTCGCGGCCTCGCAGGAAGAAGACTGA
- a CDS encoding DUF427 domain-containing protein, giving the protein MSDTHLPRESVWDYPRPPRLEPTSRRVRVVFAGCTVAETRNALRLLETSHPPTYYLPPGDVDQDLVVPSQRRTFCEFKGTARYVGLRAGDRRVADAGWFYPDPTAAYEALRDHLAFYPSKVDACFVDDHRVEAQEGDFYGGWITPEIVGPFKGGAGTWGW; this is encoded by the coding sequence ATGAGCGACACCCATCTGCCGCGAGAATCCGTTTGGGACTACCCCCGTCCGCCGCGCCTCGAGCCCACCTCCCGCCGGGTGCGGGTGGTCTTCGCCGGGTGCACGGTGGCGGAAACGCGCAACGCCCTGCGGCTGCTGGAGACCAGCCATCCGCCGACCTACTACCTGCCGCCCGGGGACGTCGACCAGGACCTCGTGGTGCCGTCCCAGCGGCGTACCTTCTGTGAGTTCAAAGGCACCGCTCGCTACGTCGGTCTCCGAGCCGGTGACCGCCGGGTCGCCGACGCCGGCTGGTTCTACCCTGATCCCACCGCCGCTTACGAGGCCTTGCGGGATCACCTGGCTTTCTATCCCTCCAAGGTCGACGCCTGCTTCGTCGATGATCATCGGGTAGAGGCTCAGGAGGGTGACTTCTACGGCGGCTGGATCACCCCGGAGATCGTCGGTCCGTTCAAGGGCGGGGCGGGGACCTGGGGCTGGTGA
- a CDS encoding tetratricopeptide repeat protein yields the protein MLNRPSPKLRLPAVLIFLWTDAAGTEALKSIDPDSLDGFYRLSPKLFALRPLIGDAGEVQLALQRAQQLLTSLQRRGGGEDPTKAAALVLPGEILGYSNSWEPSDDPLLMELEENPPEVSWGFVYLTGYAASRVEATRSCTAVGDYRRPSGGAITLFRLVDQERRGEPWRNPRLLGRQVRFVPRPAMEKILTGLAAQPVVRVSGPLGCGKTRLVWEVLGPGSEPRETLPAPGGVVWTNLPTPRAPAPPLALDLLRSLLRLAARSNQPFDLATSVPESEPGALLNSLAAGERLPRDADLEPTLVSALKTCARKLGAPLRLIFDDLQTAKPDDLVLLIELIQQLHDHGNLYFVLIARSGHPWPQPWTETPQINVPPLGHNPMEELAANLFDGLTMPVPVQRRFLADAHGCAFALEEGLIKLIHLRHLRRIYGSFFFGGNKDLHYEPSPRLVQHVEAELEALGESMGMRLLSMVRVPLPPALVAAAAEELGYSLSDEWHAPYRAAGWLEREEGPWGRGVGFTIPAIAQSLEATLESETRQELRRQLGSVLAANADNAQARWQAYSLVTGSPEGLQLIFELSGSETPKVGAKGLLDGLAAELAALRRRGKGAPHELQLLWRMLPLARRLGRLDRFADELPRAMELAADEPRKGLAFASLKTELDIQQGKLEEGEKTLRGALELVVEEDSGRQALLLLQLGRLLTRQNRHDEARTLFEQLLPVLRSEDHLSQAASCLFHLGNIALHQDRLDDAEELHQEGLKLRRKEGNERQLGASMSALGATALAHGDYGTALERYTKAEPLLEALGDPGELSYALLGRGRVLNRLGEYTSATLPLARALELRQGLTDTVGESIARLWVAANRLDLGSLDEALSEARKAHFALSLRQGTVHLADVDQLLGRIQLRRKNFHQARTHLNAALTLYHKLEQISSVLVCESLQLERALKEGEEAEIRRICRLYDEQEDQLRPLARRELVYFRLYQGHAWLEKAQNPKDRPDPLCHLRRAYAELMRKATHLKPEQRNRFLFQVEENAAIVNAATAHQLSLPG from the coding sequence ATGCTGAATCGCCCTTCGCCCAAGTTGCGCTTGCCGGCGGTGCTGATCTTCTTATGGACCGATGCCGCCGGCACCGAAGCGCTGAAAAGCATCGACCCCGACTCCCTGGACGGTTTCTATCGACTGAGCCCCAAGCTCTTCGCCCTGCGCCCGCTCATCGGCGACGCCGGGGAGGTACAGCTGGCGCTGCAACGAGCCCAGCAGCTGCTCACCTCCCTGCAGCGCCGAGGCGGCGGGGAAGACCCGACGAAGGCCGCCGCCCTGGTGCTTCCAGGAGAGATCCTGGGCTACAGCAACAGTTGGGAGCCTTCCGACGACCCCCTGCTGATGGAGCTGGAGGAGAATCCCCCGGAAGTCTCCTGGGGATTCGTCTATCTCACCGGCTATGCCGCCAGCCGGGTGGAAGCGACCCGCTCCTGCACCGCCGTCGGTGACTACCGGCGCCCCTCCGGCGGTGCCATCACCCTCTTCCGGCTGGTGGATCAAGAGCGCCGCGGCGAGCCCTGGCGCAACCCACGATTGCTCGGCCGCCAGGTGCGCTTCGTGCCCCGCCCGGCCATGGAGAAGATCCTCACCGGCCTCGCCGCGCAGCCGGTGGTGCGGGTCAGCGGCCCCCTGGGCTGCGGCAAGACCCGCCTGGTCTGGGAAGTCTTGGGGCCCGGTAGCGAGCCTCGGGAGACTCTGCCGGCGCCGGGGGGCGTGGTGTGGACCAACCTGCCGACGCCGCGCGCTCCGGCGCCGCCCCTGGCACTCGACCTGCTGCGCTCTCTGCTGCGCCTGGCGGCCCGCTCCAACCAACCCTTCGACCTCGCCACCAGCGTGCCGGAAAGCGAGCCCGGAGCCCTGCTCAACAGTCTCGCCGCCGGCGAGCGACTGCCCCGGGACGCCGACCTGGAGCCGACGCTGGTGAGCGCGCTCAAGACCTGCGCCCGCAAGCTCGGCGCCCCCCTGCGGCTGATCTTCGACGATCTACAGACCGCGAAGCCCGACGATCTGGTGCTGCTCATCGAGCTGATCCAGCAGCTCCACGACCACGGCAACCTCTACTTCGTGCTCATCGCCCGCAGCGGCCATCCCTGGCCTCAGCCGTGGACCGAGACTCCTCAGATCAACGTGCCGCCCCTGGGCCACAATCCCATGGAAGAGCTCGCCGCCAACCTCTTCGACGGCCTGACCATGCCGGTGCCGGTGCAGCGGCGCTTTCTCGCCGACGCCCACGGCTGCGCCTTCGCCTTGGAGGAGGGACTGATCAAGCTGATCCACCTCCGGCACCTGCGGCGCATCTACGGCAGCTTCTTCTTCGGCGGCAACAAGGATCTGCACTACGAGCCTTCACCGCGGCTGGTCCAGCACGTGGAGGCGGAGCTGGAGGCGCTGGGGGAATCCATGGGAATGCGCCTGCTGTCGATGGTGCGGGTGCCCTTGCCCCCGGCGCTGGTGGCCGCCGCCGCGGAGGAGTTGGGGTACTCCCTGAGCGACGAATGGCACGCGCCCTACCGCGCCGCAGGATGGCTGGAACGGGAAGAAGGCCCCTGGGGTCGGGGGGTGGGGTTCACCATCCCCGCCATCGCCCAATCCCTGGAGGCGACGCTGGAGAGCGAGACCCGCCAGGAGCTGCGCCGGCAGCTGGGATCGGTGCTGGCGGCGAATGCGGACAACGCCCAAGCCCGGTGGCAAGCCTACTCACTGGTGACCGGCAGCCCGGAAGGCCTGCAGCTGATCTTCGAGCTCAGTGGCAGCGAGACCCCGAAGGTCGGTGCCAAAGGATTGCTCGATGGACTGGCGGCGGAGCTGGCAGCGCTGCGGCGGCGAGGCAAAGGGGCTCCCCACGAGCTCCAGCTGCTGTGGCGCATGCTGCCCCTGGCCCGGCGCCTGGGACGCCTCGACCGTTTCGCGGACGAGCTGCCGCGGGCCATGGAACTGGCCGCTGACGAGCCGCGCAAGGGCCTCGCCTTCGCCAGCCTGAAAACCGAGCTGGACATCCAGCAGGGCAAGCTCGAGGAGGGGGAGAAGACCCTTCGCGGGGCGCTGGAGCTGGTGGTGGAGGAAGACTCGGGACGTCAGGCGCTACTGCTCCTGCAGCTCGGTCGCCTGCTCACCCGCCAGAACCGGCACGATGAGGCGCGCACCCTCTTCGAGCAGCTGCTGCCGGTTCTGAGGAGCGAAGACCATTTGAGCCAGGCGGCCTCGTGCCTCTTCCATCTGGGCAATATCGCGCTGCATCAGGACCGGCTGGACGACGCCGAGGAGCTGCACCAGGAAGGCTTGAAGCTCCGGCGAAAAGAGGGCAACGAACGCCAGCTGGGAGCCTCCATGTCCGCTCTCGGCGCCACCGCCCTGGCCCACGGTGACTACGGCACCGCCCTCGAACGCTATACCAAGGCGGAACCGCTGCTGGAGGCTCTGGGAGATCCGGGGGAGCTGAGCTACGCGCTGCTGGGCCGCGGCCGGGTGCTCAACCGGCTGGGCGAGTACACCTCCGCAACCCTGCCGCTGGCCCGAGCCCTAGAGCTGCGCCAGGGTCTCACCGACACCGTCGGCGAATCCATCGCGCGGCTGTGGGTGGCCGCCAACCGGCTGGATCTGGGCAGCCTGGACGAGGCCTTGAGCGAAGCCCGCAAGGCCCACTTCGCCCTCAGCCTGCGCCAGGGCACGGTGCATCTGGCGGACGTGGACCAGCTGCTCGGGCGGATCCAGCTGCGGCGGAAGAACTTCCACCAGGCGCGGACCCACCTCAACGCCGCGCTCACCCTCTACCACAAACTGGAACAGATCAGCTCCGTCCTGGTGTGCGAAAGCCTGCAGCTGGAGCGCGCGTTGAAGGAGGGAGAAGAAGCGGAGATCCGGCGCATCTGCAGGCTCTACGACGAGCAGGAGGACCAGCTGCGACCGTTGGCCCGGCGGGAGCTGGTGTACTTCCGGCTCTACCAGGGGCACGCCTGGCTCGAAAAGGCCCAGAATCCCAAAGACCGGCCGGACCCCCTATGCCACCTACGCCGAGCCTACGCCGAGCTGATGCGCAAGGCCACCCACCTGAAGCCCGAGCAGCGCAATCGCTTTCTCTTTCAGGTGGAGGAGAACGCCGCCATCGTCAACGCCGCCACCGCCCACCAGCTGTCGTTGCCGGGATAG
- the xseB gene encoding exodeoxyribonuclease VII small subunit — MTDQTELPTSPASEAAADEPTFSEALEALEGILERIEGEEIDLDELATELREGAQLLDLCRAKIRRAEVEVSQIVQSLDESPEDED, encoded by the coding sequence ATGACCGACCAAACCGAGCTCCCCACCTCGCCGGCCTCCGAGGCCGCCGCCGATGAACCCACCTTCAGCGAAGCCCTGGAGGCCCTCGAAGGGATCTTGGAGCGCATCGAAGGCGAGGAGATCGACCTCGATGAGCTCGCCACCGAGCTGCGCGAAGGCGCCCAGCTCCTCGACCTCTGCCGCGCCAAGATCCGCCGTGCCGAAGTGGAGGTGAGCCAGATCGTGCAAAGCCTCGACGAGTCGCCGGAGGACGAGGACTGA
- a CDS encoding VWA domain-containing protein codes for MNRPLTILSLAVLFLVALAAGAEEVSPVLWPEEQRAFFQDGPAYLLEPAERDRFAALDEAERQRFMEEFLDRDPVPATPENELREGIRRRLLLIRNEGLLPSDDRAQLLFLRGPADERKVLDCGSTFKPVELWGYGPEKGRRFAVLYQPDPAETYRLWLPTESKRVLYTPELQYFLEQWEELRGFIFGKRFDYQLCEEAKRVDRITGVDGLFGYEKDRPTDADMMRFLAPPDDLAAWARRAAATAVEPPPEELPVEQVELLFPEWEGQRIVTRVVVRLPQDVELETAEAASEGELLDEEPEQEIELTATGLLEQDGQPFEDFRVRYTLPAPEEPRPIALVLERPLRPGFEFLLRLTVKDEVGGAEQIIRRGFRVPDVPEAVEEAEVPEALVIALGQQLAEEPMAGADSLVLVPPEVDVALGLWRAEVLTTGDRIAKVVFSVDGQVQLTRTRPPYSVELRLSDFPSEQVVRVEGLDEDGELVAADEVIINQPRGSLNVRITDPPRGRQSAGEVQARAQIVVPEGKRVESVTFLVDDVVQATLDRPPWEAMVTAPEDAELSYLTAVVELDDGARAEDVRFLRSPQYLEQVDVSLVELYTTVTDRNGSLARGLTADDFEVFEDGRRQEIKKFELVENLPLTVGITIDTSGSMSESLFEAQQAAVEFLENIVTRRDRCFALSFATRPVMLMPPTNDVDAVARSLDGLAAVGNTALHDALVHSLYYYRGVTGRRALVVLSDGDDTASNVPFRNALEYARRSGVAVYTIALDVGTLDLNIRNKLRDLSSETGGRSFFVKDAEALRSVYAEIESELRSQYLVAYAPDRARGTGGGYREVEVKVKQRGLKARTTRGYYE; via the coding sequence ATGAACCGACCGCTGACGATCCTCTCCCTGGCCGTCCTCTTCCTCGTCGCCCTCGCCGCCGGAGCCGAGGAGGTGTCGCCCGTTCTGTGGCCCGAGGAGCAGCGTGCCTTCTTCCAGGACGGCCCCGCCTATTTGTTGGAGCCGGCGGAGCGGGATCGTTTCGCCGCCCTCGACGAGGCGGAGCGGCAGCGGTTCATGGAGGAGTTCTTGGACCGCGACCCGGTGCCCGCGACGCCGGAGAACGAGCTGCGGGAAGGGATCCGGCGGCGGCTTCTGCTGATCCGCAACGAAGGGCTCCTGCCGTCCGACGACCGGGCGCAGCTGCTCTTCCTCCGCGGTCCGGCGGACGAGCGCAAGGTCCTCGACTGCGGCTCCACCTTCAAGCCCGTGGAGCTTTGGGGCTACGGACCGGAGAAGGGGCGCCGCTTCGCCGTGCTCTACCAGCCGGATCCGGCGGAGACCTACCGCCTGTGGTTGCCGACGGAGTCCAAGCGAGTGCTCTACACGCCGGAGCTGCAGTACTTCCTGGAGCAGTGGGAGGAGCTGCGGGGGTTCATCTTTGGCAAGCGCTTCGACTATCAGCTGTGCGAAGAGGCCAAGCGGGTGGACCGCATCACTGGCGTCGACGGTCTCTTCGGCTACGAGAAGGACCGCCCCACCGACGCCGACATGATGCGCTTCCTGGCGCCGCCGGACGATCTGGCGGCCTGGGCTCGCCGTGCCGCCGCTACCGCCGTGGAGCCGCCGCCGGAGGAGCTGCCGGTGGAGCAGGTGGAGCTGCTCTTCCCGGAGTGGGAGGGCCAGCGCATCGTCACCCGGGTGGTGGTGCGACTGCCCCAGGACGTGGAGCTCGAAACCGCCGAGGCCGCCTCCGAGGGCGAGTTGCTGGACGAGGAGCCGGAGCAGGAGATCGAGCTCACCGCCACCGGTCTGTTGGAGCAGGACGGCCAGCCTTTCGAAGATTTCCGGGTGCGCTACACCCTGCCCGCTCCGGAGGAGCCGCGGCCCATCGCCTTGGTGCTGGAGCGGCCGCTACGGCCGGGCTTTGAATTTCTCCTGCGGCTGACGGTGAAGGACGAGGTCGGCGGCGCCGAGCAGATCATCCGCCGGGGCTTCCGGGTGCCCGACGTGCCGGAGGCGGTGGAGGAGGCGGAGGTGCCCGAGGCGTTGGTCATCGCCCTCGGCCAACAGCTGGCGGAAGAACCCATGGCGGGCGCCGACAGCCTGGTCCTCGTGCCGCCGGAGGTGGATGTGGCGCTGGGCCTGTGGCGGGCGGAGGTGCTGACCACTGGCGACCGCATCGCCAAGGTGGTGTTCTCGGTGGATGGCCAAGTGCAGCTCACCCGCACCCGGCCACCGTATAGCGTCGAGCTGCGGCTCAGCGACTTCCCCTCGGAGCAGGTGGTGCGGGTGGAAGGGTTGGACGAGGACGGCGAGCTGGTGGCGGCGGACGAGGTGATCATCAACCAGCCCCGGGGCTCTCTCAACGTGCGCATTACCGATCCTCCCCGAGGGCGCCAGAGTGCCGGCGAGGTCCAAGCCCGCGCGCAGATCGTGGTGCCCGAGGGCAAGCGGGTGGAGTCCGTCACCTTTCTGGTGGACGACGTGGTCCAAGCGACCCTCGACCGGCCCCCCTGGGAGGCGATGGTGACCGCTCCGGAGGACGCCGAGCTCTCGTACCTGACCGCGGTGGTGGAGCTCGACGACGGCGCCCGGGCGGAGGACGTGCGCTTCCTGCGCAGCCCGCAATACCTGGAGCAGGTGGACGTCAGCCTGGTGGAGCTCTACACCACGGTCACCGACCGCAATGGGAGTCTTGCGCGCGGGCTCACCGCCGACGATTTCGAGGTCTTCGAGGACGGCCGCCGGCAAGAGATCAAGAAATTCGAGCTGGTGGAGAACCTGCCCCTCACCGTCGGCATCACCATCGACACCTCCGGCTCCATGAGTGAATCGCTCTTCGAGGCCCAGCAGGCGGCGGTGGAGTTCTTGGAGAACATCGTCACCCGGCGAGACCGTTGCTTCGCCCTTTCCTTCGCTACCCGGCCGGTGATGCTCATGCCCCCCACCAACGACGTGGATGCGGTGGCCCGGAGCCTGGACGGTTTGGCGGCGGTGGGGAACACCGCTCTCCACGACGCCCTGGTGCACAGCCTCTACTACTACCGCGGAGTCACCGGCCGGCGCGCCTTGGTGGTGCTCTCCGACGGTGACGACACCGCTTCCAACGTTCCCTTCCGCAACGCCCTGGAATATGCACGGCGCTCCGGCGTGGCGGTGTACACCATCGCTTTGGATGTGGGGACCCTGGACCTCAATATCCGCAACAAGCTGCGCGATCTGTCCAGCGAGACCGGCGGCCGGAGTTTCTTCGTCAAGGACGCCGAGGCGCTGCGCTCGGTGTACGCGGAGATCGAGAGCGAGCTGCGGTCCCAATATCTCGTGGCCTACGCTCCGGACCGGGCCCGGGGGACCGGGGGCGGATACCGAGAGGTGGAGGTGAAGGTCAAGCAGCGGGGTCTCAAGGCCCGCACGACCCGGGGCTACTATGAGTGA
- a CDS encoding alpha/beta hydrolase, with protein sequence MLLFVGSAVFFYSNPVGVSLWMTRRALGSSGLEHRTVDGPRGEQSFWDGGQGRTLVLLHGMGDQAGAWARVARSLTRDHRLVVPDLAGHGESEPRDGALTLDDLVASLDAVLSAPDMPEEVVLVGHSLGGWMAVRYTLEYPERVEHLVLVDSLGLARDLGSPDPGNPEAEAITFLPSNRQQAARLVEAQGPPETRPLADFVLDDLVQKIRQGPIRRLFRSLQPEDYLTPRSVGDLWPSAVPVDLVWGRQDALLPLDYAEAFQRLFPDAGLHLLGGCGHIPQRHCPQDFRRVLARVLAEAEVPSSP encoded by the coding sequence GTGCTGCTCTTCGTCGGCTCGGCGGTCTTTTTCTACAGCAATCCGGTGGGGGTGAGCCTGTGGATGACGCGCCGGGCGCTGGGTAGCAGCGGGCTGGAGCACCGCACGGTGGACGGTCCCCGGGGTGAGCAGAGCTTTTGGGATGGCGGTCAGGGGCGGACGCTGGTCCTGCTCCACGGGATGGGGGATCAGGCGGGGGCCTGGGCGCGGGTGGCGCGGTCGTTGACTCGGGACCATCGGCTGGTGGTGCCGGATCTCGCCGGTCACGGGGAGAGCGAGCCACGGGACGGCGCCCTGACTCTGGATGATCTGGTCGCTTCTCTGGACGCCGTCTTGAGCGCCCCGGACATGCCCGAGGAGGTGGTGCTGGTAGGGCACTCACTGGGCGGTTGGATGGCGGTGCGCTACACCTTGGAGTACCCGGAGCGGGTCGAGCATCTGGTGCTGGTGGACAGCCTGGGTCTGGCGCGCGACCTGGGGAGCCCGGATCCGGGAAATCCGGAGGCGGAAGCCATCACCTTCCTGCCGTCGAACCGCCAGCAAGCGGCGCGGCTGGTGGAGGCCCAGGGACCGCCGGAGACGCGGCCCCTGGCGGATTTCGTCCTCGACGATTTGGTGCAGAAGATCCGCCAGGGCCCTATCCGCCGACTCTTCCGCAGCCTGCAGCCGGAGGATTATTTGACTCCCAGGAGCGTCGGCGACCTCTGGCCCTCGGCGGTGCCGGTGGACCTGGTCTGGGGCCGCCAGGACGCGCTGCTGCCGCTGGACTACGCCGAGGCGTTCCAGCGGCTCTTCCCCGACGCCGGCCTGCATCTTCTCGGTGGCTGCGGCCACATTCCCCAGCGCCACTGCCCCCAGGACTTCCGCCGCGTGCTGGCGCGGGTGCTCGCCGAGGCGGAGGTCCCCAGCAGCCCATGA
- a CDS encoding methylated-DNA--[protein]-cysteine S-methyltransferase, with protein MIAIRFARGRDGASLWAREDAEAAAVGDELILDEEATAPLRDQLEEYFNRRRRRFELRLSPSGTPFQQAVWQQVAAIPYGETRSYGEIARAMGRPKASRAVGAANGANPLPIVVPCHRVIGTDGSLTGFGGGLDAKVLLLELEGIRSPGGEQLSMSW; from the coding sequence GTGATCGCCATCCGGTTCGCTCGAGGCCGGGACGGTGCCTCGCTATGGGCTCGGGAGGACGCAGAGGCTGCCGCCGTTGGCGACGAGCTGATCCTCGACGAGGAGGCCACCGCGCCGTTGCGCGACCAGCTAGAGGAATATTTCAACCGCCGCCGCCGCCGCTTCGAGCTCCGTCTCTCGCCCTCCGGCACGCCCTTCCAGCAGGCCGTATGGCAGCAGGTGGCGGCGATTCCCTACGGCGAGACCCGCAGCTACGGCGAGATCGCCCGAGCCATGGGCCGGCCCAAGGCCAGTCGGGCGGTGGGTGCGGCCAACGGTGCCAATCCCTTACCCATCGTCGTGCCCTGTCATCGAGTGATCGGCACCGATGGCTCCCTCACCGGTTTCGGCGGTGGTTTGGACGCCAAGGTGCTGCTCCTCGAGCTGGAGGGGATTCGCTCCCCGGGCGGCGAGCAGCTGTCGATGTCCTGGTAG
- the xseA gene encoding exodeoxyribonuclease VII large subunit, whose translation MNPSFSEPTYPVSALCGDIKDLMGQAFSSLWVVGEVQRVKRSQRGHVYFELVEKGDRDQIVAKLDAVIWRGDFARVRRQLAGSQQEIVEGVEIRCFGGVDFWPPGGRLQLVVREVDPVFTLGLLEQRRRQTLEQLTKAGLLERNRGLPLPELPLDLGLITSEGSAAYHDFLSTLRESGYGFRVTFVHAAVQGREAEGQIVSALTALAGAGAELVVLIRGGGSRSDLAVFDTRPVAEAVAQAPFPVVTGLGHEIDQSIADRVAHTALKTPTKAAELLVEQVAVAEDAVLDLRRRLRREALEPVRRAQQRVDRAERGLKLAHGRLLATAARLDEYARLIARLSRDRLRRSRERLADTAESLAVAAPRLVARRSPRPQEIVERILAAARARLTQARTTVDGHRRLLAGLSPQRILERGFSLTRTEDGRLLRDPAQAPAGSRLTTQLARGTVSSRVEEES comes from the coding sequence ATGAACCCCTCCTTCAGCGAGCCGACTTACCCCGTCTCCGCCCTCTGCGGTGACATCAAGGACCTGATGGGGCAAGCCTTCTCCTCGCTGTGGGTGGTGGGGGAGGTCCAGCGAGTCAAGCGTAGCCAGCGCGGCCACGTCTACTTCGAGCTGGTGGAGAAGGGCGATCGGGACCAAATCGTCGCCAAGCTCGACGCGGTGATCTGGCGCGGTGACTTCGCCCGGGTGCGCCGGCAGCTGGCGGGCTCTCAGCAGGAGATCGTCGAAGGGGTCGAGATCCGCTGCTTCGGCGGCGTGGACTTCTGGCCCCCCGGGGGGCGGCTGCAGCTGGTGGTGCGGGAGGTGGACCCGGTCTTCACCCTCGGCCTGCTGGAACAGCGCCGGCGGCAGACCTTGGAGCAGCTCACCAAGGCTGGTTTGCTGGAGCGCAACCGCGGACTGCCCCTCCCCGAGCTGCCCCTGGATCTGGGTCTCATCACCTCCGAGGGCAGCGCCGCCTACCACGATTTCCTCAGCACGCTGCGGGAGAGCGGCTACGGCTTTCGCGTCACCTTCGTCCACGCGGCGGTGCAGGGACGGGAGGCGGAGGGGCAGATCGTCTCCGCCCTGACGGCCCTCGCCGGTGCCGGCGCCGAGCTGGTGGTGTTGATCCGTGGTGGGGGCTCGCGCAGTGATCTGGCGGTTTTCGACACCCGGCCGGTGGCGGAAGCGGTGGCCCAGGCGCCGTTCCCGGTGGTCACCGGCTTGGGCCACGAGATCGACCAGAGCATCGCCGACCGAGTCGCCCACACCGCCCTCAAGACCCCCACCAAGGCGGCGGAGCTGTTGGTGGAGCAGGTGGCGGTGGCGGAGGATGCGGTGCTGGATCTCCGCCGGCGCTTGCGCCGGGAAGCGTTGGAGCCGGTGCGCCGAGCTCAGCAGCGTGTCGATCGGGCGGAGCGCGGCCTCAAGCTGGCCCACGGCCGCCTGCTGGCCACCGCCGCTCGGCTGGACGAATACGCTCGCCTCATCGCCCGCCTGTCTCGGGACCGCCTGCGCCGCTCCCGGGAACGCTTGGCGGACACCGCCGAATCTCTGGCCGTCGCCGCCCCCCGGCTGGTGGCGCGCCGGAGCCCGCGGCCACAGGAGATCGTGGAGCGCATCCTCGCCGCCGCCCGCGCTCGCCTGACCCAGGCCCGCACCACCGTCGACGGCCACCGCCGGTTGCTGGCGGGTCTGTCCCCTCAACGCATCCTGGAGCGGGGCTTCAGCCTGACCCGCACCGAGGACGGCCGGCTGCTGCGGGATCCCGCCCAGGCCCCCGCCGGCAGCCGCCTCACGACCCAATTGGCCCGCGGCACGGTGTCGAGCCGCGTGGAGGAAGAATCATGA